Proteins from a genomic interval of Anopheles merus strain MAF unplaced genomic scaffold, AmerM5.1 LNR4000283, whole genome shotgun sequence:
- the LOC121602062 gene encoding eukaryotic peptide chain release factor subunit 1 gives MSFDETSADRNVEIWKIKKLIKSLEMARGNGTSMISLIIPPKDQISRVSKMLADEFGTASNIKSRVNRLSVLGAITSVQHRLKLYTKVPPNGLVIYCGTIVTEEGKEKKVNIDFEPFKPINTSLYLCDNKFHTEALTALLADDNKFGFIVMDGNGALFGTLQGNTREVLHKFTVDLPKKHGRGGQSALRFARLRMEKRHNYVRKVAEVATQLFITNDKPNIAGLILAGSADFKTELSQSDMFDPRLQSKVIKLVDVSYGGENGFNQAIELAAESLQNVKFIQEKKLIGRYFDEISQDTGKYCFGVEDTLKALELGSVETLICWENLDIQRYVLKNHASATSTTVLHLTPEQEKDKSHFTDKESGVEMELVESQPLLEWLANNYKCFGATLEIITDKSQEGSQFVRGFGGIGGILRYKVDFQSMQLDELDNDCFDLEDY, from the exons ATGTCTTTCGATGAAACATCGGCCGATCGCAATGTGGAGATTTGGAAGATCAAAAAGCTCATTAAGAGCTTGGAAATGGCCAGAGG TAATGGAACGAGTATGATTTCTTTAATCATACCTCCTAAGGATCAAATCAGTCGCGTAAGCAAGATGCTGGCCGATGAGTTTGGAACCGCATCAAATATTAAATCCCGTGTAAACCGTCTATCCGTTCTCGGCGCAATTACGTCTGTTCAACACAGATTAAAACTATAcaccaaagtgcctccaaATGGATTAGTCATTTACTGTGGTACAATCGTGACtgaagaggggaaggaaaaaaaggttaaCATCGATTTTGAACCGTTCAAACCAATCAATACCTCCCTTTATTTATGTGATAACAAATTTCACACTGAAGCACTAACTGCACTTCTGGCCGATGACAATAAATTCGGCTTTATTGTTATGGATGGTAATGGAGCTCTGTTTGGCACGCTGCag GGAAACACTCGTGAGGTGCTTCATAAATTTACAGTCGACCTACCGAAAAAGCATGGGCGTGGTGGACAGTCGGCGTTGCGTTTTGCAAGAttgcgaatggaaaaacgtCACAATTACGTACGAAAAGTTGCTGAGGTTGCAACACAATTGTTCATTACCAATGATAAACCCAACATTGCCGGACTGATTTTGGCCGGTAGTGCAGACTTTAAAACTGAACTTAGCCAGTCTGATATGTTCGATCCA aGATTGCAATCAAAAGTTATAAAACTTGTTGATGTGTCTTATGGAGGAGAGAATGGTTTTAATCAAGCTATTGAGCTAGCAGCTGAGTCTTTacaaaatgttaaatttattcaagaaaaaaaacttattggTAGATATTTTGATGAAATATCTCAG GATACTGGCAAATACTGCTTTGGTGTGGAAGATACTCTCAAGGCCCTGGAGTTAGGATCTGTAGAGACACTTATATGCTGGGAAAATTTAGATATTCAGCGTTACGTTTTAAAGAATCATGCTAGCGCAACGTCTACGACAGTATTACACTTAACACCCGAGCAAGAAAAGGACAAATCTCATTTCACTGATAAAGAG AGTGGCGTTGAGATGGAATTAGTCGAATCGCAGCCTCTGCTTGAATGGTTAGCGAACAACTATAAGTGTTTTGGGGCTAcgttggaaattattacgGATAAATC